Part of the Sporomusa termitida genome, ACTGGCAATGACTTTGGTGGTTTCCAAGACCATAGTGTAAATGGCGGCAAGGATGTACTGAGTATCGGCTATACAGAGTTGATTGCGCCGCTCATTAAGGCCGTGCAAGAACAACAGCAGATAATAGCGGCACTGACTGTGAGACTTGAGGCATTAGAAGTTAAGTAAGGGGGGTGATACCTTGCTGTCAGATTCTTTTTTTGGGACAGGAAATTTCTCCAAAACTATTTCATTTTACGGTACGGCGGTAAATGCGTTTAATAACGGCGACGTGGAAATGATCATCGTCGCTGGCGAGAACAATGAATTTCGGCTCTATCCGGGCGTAGAGCTGAACGCAGAAGAATTATCCCCCTTTACTACTGTAGAGATTACGGCCACAGGTCCCTGGGAGTGCATCATCCGGGGCCGGCCGGCCTACGATACCGGCACTTCCGACCTTATTAGCGAAATTCGCATTCTTATCCATGATGTTGACAAGCTGGAATACCCGACAGATGAAGATTTGCTGCCCCATATCAATCAGGCCATTACCTTTTTGAGCAAGCAGCTGATTGCCGCCGGCAGCTTGATCATGGTGCAGGAAGCGGTCTTTACCGACGATATGCCTGTGCCATTGCTTTTTGAAAAGACTTGCGGCGAATACCCGCTGCGGGTGTTGGGTGGCAAGATTAAAATGCGGTCTCCGGGCGACATGACGGTGCAATACTATGCGCACAAGCCCCGGATTAAGGCGGTGACCGACAGTATTGACTTCCCGGCGCAATATATTAGTGCGCTAGCCCAGTTAGCAGCTATGTTCGCCATGAACAAGAACGAATTCGAGGTTCAGCAAGACGAAACATTGCTGGCCAAATTGCTGTAAGGGAGGTGGAGGTCTATGCCAAAACTGAGCAATAAGCATGGCGAGAGGGCGCAAGTGCTAACCTTCGCCGACTTTACCGGCGGGCTTAGAAAAGACATTGCCCCTAACTCAGAAAAGTTTCTGCCGAATATGCTGCAGAAAGCCACCAATGTGGAAATTGACTATTCTTCCGGCAAATTAAAGGTAGCCGCGGGACTGGTGCCGGTAGTTACGCTGCCGGCAGCGGCGGATACGTTGTTTTACAACTATAAGGATAATTATTTTTTGACGAATTGCGGTCAAAGTTTATATAAGCTCCGGGGGTATTTGTCGCCCAATACAACGCCGGAACTGATCGGACAATTGAAAGGGATTAAGCGGCCGGCGTATGCGGTGTACGGGCCGTATACGGCGATTGTATCCGGGAACAGGGTTCAGTACGTGGACTATTTTAATGCGTTTAAAATGGCGTCTGGTTCGCCGGTCTCTGACATGTGCTATGTGCGGGGCGGCCGCCTGGCCACAAGCAATACTGGCAGCGATATTGTTTATTTCTGCGGGGTCGGGGACATTGAAAATTGGAATTATGGCACAGATAACCTCCAGGATGCTTGGTATGCGGAGGTCGGCTACCAGGACGGCGGCGGCATTGTGGCCGTTAAACAATTGTTTGGTAATGTAGTTGTTATAAAACGATCAGGCAAGACCTTCCGTTTAGTCGGTGACTATAACTGGGATGTGTACGATGGCCCGGAGGGCGTATATGTGGCGGGACCGGAGGCGATTCGTTTTGCCGGCAATGGCTTGTATTATGTTGGTAAGGACGGGTTTTCGGTCATGGGCTTTAATTCTGGAGAATATGGCACACTCCGGTCGTCGGAGGTAGGGGCTGCAGTTAACCAGGATTTGATGCAAGGGGTTAGCCAGAATGCAAAGATATGGGATATACAGCCCAAGAAGCAGCTTTGGGTACGGACGGATGATATGGGTACAACATACCTATTTCACTATTTCTCCGGGGTGTTTACGGTTCGTAAGTTCAGTATGCCGATTTCTGATGTGTGCCTTGTAGGCAACACAGTTTATGTGCTGTCCGGGGATACCATTTACCGGCTGGATGAAACAGCGGACACGGAGGTTGCCGGCAATCCGATTCAGGTTGACGTGGAGGGCAAGCTATACACCACAATCAATGACTTTTTGATCAAGCGCATTGCGGTGGCGGTCGATGCGAAAAGCGCGGCAGCAGCAAATGTAGCAGTCAGTAAGGTGCAACTGCCGATTGGCTATACGGCGGAAAGCCCTTATGTGCATGACGCTACGGGTTATTTGCATGATGCCAATTACCCGCTGTGGACGCTGGCGAGGACCACGCCGGCCAGCAAACGGCAAATCTACCGGACCAAGGAATTTTCCATGCGGCTTACCTCTACAAAAGGCGCCTTTGCTTTGAACGATGTTAAAGTGGAAGTTGTGGAGGTGTAATTTTGGCAACAAAACTTGATACGCATATTACGGCGGAGTCGCTGGAACGAAATTTCATTCTTCTTAATCGGGCGCTAAAAAATTATGATGACCAAATTGCCGCCCTGCAGGAAGCAGCGGGAACCGGCAATGGGGAACCAGAAATCACCGAGGAGATCAATCAGCTAATCAATCAAAAGATGACGGAGATTAAGAAATATGCGGCTAATCTGCTGCAGGGAAGTTTGTCCCTAGATAATTACCTGTGTAGCCGTGCCCAGATATCCGCAAAGGATTTTATTGAGTTAAGTATTGCTGGTGACAATGACGAAAAGCAGCTTGTTTTTCAGATGGCCGGTGACGCAGGGGAAGATATAGAGCGAGGTTTCTCGTTTCGAGATCAGGAGACAGAAGACGGTCCGGTTTATGGCAAAATCCGTTTCGGCAGCGCAGATCATGAATTCTTACTGGAGTTTCAAGATAGTACCGGGCAAACAACCATGTTTAAGCAGGACGCGGCCAGCATGTCCTTGGCCGTACAAACAGAATCCAATGTTGCAGCTTTTTTCTATGACGCTGTACATCAAAAGTGGAAGATCTCTTATAATGATACTGCTTTTGAAATAGGGGACATGTTGAAAGCTGTCTATGATACTAACGATGATGGTAAGGTAAATGCTGCAGATGAGGCTGATTTTGTACCATGGGCAGGCGTACAGGATACACCGACAACGCTAGAAGGGTATGGGATAACGGATGCCTATACAGCAGGGCAAGGGGAAGCCCTGGAAAGTATTGTCGCCGATCTGGGAATGACACTAGGGAACGAAGTGAATAGGCTTAATCAGGCTGATACCGAGAATACCGCGGCTATTGAGCGTGTGGCGGCGGACCTTGCCGCGTTTGAATTAAGTGATTTACAGGATGTGGATGAAACGGTTTTGCCGGCTAAAGGCCATGTGCTTGCTTTTGATGGCGTGAAATGGCGGTCGAGGGCCGTTGAACGTAATATTGACGGTGGAACCAGTGCAAGTGTGTATTTGCCAATACAGAGGATCAACGGAGGTGGAGTTGGTGGCTGATATTATACAACTAAGGCGCGATACGGAGGCAAATTGGACTGCGGTTAATCCCGTATTGGCGCAGGGTGAGATAGGGATTGCCATAGACTTAGTACCACCTAAAATGAAGATAGGTAACGGTATTAACGTTTGGAATGCTATTGATTATTTTGCGGGTGGCACGGCTTCCAGTCTAGCTGATTTGACTGATGTTGATCTTGCAACGCCACCGACTGCCAGTCAAGTACTGGTTTATGACGCCACGACAGAAACCTGGAAAGCGGGAACGGTATCCGGTGGCGGCGGTGTCGGGATATCCAGCGCAGTGGTGAACGAGAATGGTGATCTGATCATCACGCTGACGGACAGCACGACGATTAATGCCGGACATGTGGTAGGCGAGCAGGGGCCGCCGGGGGATACTGGTGCAACTGGTGCCGATGGTGCGCAGGGCTCCCCTGGTACTCCCGGTGCGGACGGTAAAAGCGCCTATCAAATCTGGCTGGATAACGGAAATACCGGCACAGAGGAGGATTTTTTGGCCGCACTGAAAGGCGAACCGGGTGATGGTGGCGCAGTTGATTATATTGATTTAACTACAGCGCCGGCTGACGGTGAGATTCTTGTGTATGACGGTACGTCTGGCAAGTTTAAGCCTAATAACATTTTAATTGGCCTGGAGGCTGCTCTGGCCGCTATAAACGGAGTGTGAGAGAAGTGAGTATTGCTAATGAGCTGATAACTCTGAATACAGCAAAGCAAAACATTAAACAGGCGATTATCGATAAGGGCGTTGACTTAACAGGTGTGCCGTTCACAAATTATCACACCAAGATTGCGGAAATAAATTCTTCCTCCTCGTTTCCACGCGTAGAGGGCAGTAATGAAATAGTTTATACTACTGCAACATCCCAAACGGTAGCAATCCCGTCTACAGCGCAAGTCGGTGATATGTGTCTTGCTGTGGTAGGGCATCGAGACGTACTGACTCCGCCTTCGGGATGGAACTTAATTAATACCGCACTTGCTGCAGAAACTGACCCTAATCAACAACAGTCAATATATTATAAGATATTAGACCTAAGTAACTTAGGTACTTCTGTTACGTTTACCCAAGCCAGTTCGCAGAGAATATGGGTTCAATTGGTCATAGTGCGGAATACGGATGCAGAAGTACCCTTAGAAATTATTGATCAAACCGCTATGTCTACATCCACCCCCACTCAATCTGAGTATTGCGTATTGCCTGAATTAGTGGCTGTAAAACAATGTTTAGCAATAGGGTGTATGAGTAACAACCTCGCAGCACCCTCAGGTAGTACTCATTGGATAAAAGCAACACCGGGTTGGCATCAAATCAGTGAAAAATATTCTTTCGCAGCTAACCAGCAGGCAAGATGCGGAGTGGCAGCAAGAATGCTGCAAAGTGGAGAAAAATCTGTCGGAGGATTTTGGAACGATATATCTGGCCCATCCACAGCCAATAACGCTGTATCGGCTGTGGTTTTGATTTCTTCCTCTGGAAATTTAGGTGGCGGCGCTAGCGCGGGTAGCAGTATGCCGTCAATCGCGGTTACCGCTGTTGTCCAAGCGGGATCAGACGCGGGGAATAGACAAACGACGTTGGCGGTGCAATCGCCGGTAATATCCGTCACGGTGGCGGTAGAATAAAGGAGGATATGAGATGTTGAATGTAACAGAAAAGGATTACGACGAAATCAGGCGGTTGGGTAAAAAATTACACATTCCGATACCAGAAATGTTTTGGGGATTTAAAGTGGAAAGTCTGGACGGGGGTGTACTACATGATCATGACGAAAGAGGTCATAGTTGGGTGCGAAATGCGTATAACTGGCTAACATCGCAGATGTGTGCGGTAAATGCTGCAAGTACAACGTATGGAGCGGGATATTTAGCTATGAAACAAATAAATGGAACTGTCTCTGGAAGTGGTTATGCAATCGGTATGCCAACGGTTAATAATTCGATAGAGCTAGCTGGGCAAGGTTTTAGTGGAGCAGTAAACACTGCTACAGGATTGGTTGTTGGTACAGGCACAGCGGCGTTTGATTTTGAGCAACACACATTGGAGGCTATAATTAACAACGGAACCAATGCAGGAGAATTACTCTATTTAGCATTTAATCCAATTGTTAAAAATTATGATAGCTCAACATCCACCTATTCCGTGACGCATTCACGGTATTTTACAAACAACAGTGGAGGCGATATTGTCGTTTCCGAGGTTGGGATTTATACGCCAAGAATCTATGTTGCGAACGGTACTGGGATAGCAATGGTAACCCGTGACGTACTCGAAACACCCGTGACAGTGCCAGATTTAGCAAGGCTGACGGTAACATATACGATAGGGGTTGCATTTCCGGCGTAGGTGCAAAGAATTGTAGTATGTTGAAATATGGAGGTGTAAACTATGCCCTTTTCACCAGGCTTTCCCGTAGATACTGGACCGGGCCCGAATGGGGATACCGTCCGCGCGGCAGCCGAAAAGTTTATCCAGGAGTTTTCCAAGGTCTACGGCGATATGACTGCTTTTGAACAGTTGATCGCCGTTTTGATTGAGCACGGTAATGTCGATATGGTTGACGGCAAGCACGCGGATGGTACGGCCAATAATATTCCTTTGCTTAATGGTAGCAGCAGGCTAACCAATGACACGGAAGGTACTGCCTGGAATATCCCGACCAGCGATGTCGGCGGCAATATCTGGATTGCGAAGTGATACTATGGCATTGAGTGAGTATAAACTCAACATCCGCGTAGTAGAGAACAATAGTAAAAAGATTATTGCCCATGAGCTGTATGATGCCTCAACGGACATTGCAGGCGGTATGTATGCCCAGTTAAAGGACCCTGATGATAATCCGTTGTATTTGCCGATTACTACAAATGTAGCGAATTACTTTTCCTCGCCGCTGCGGTTTAAGAATAAATCAACCGGTCAGATTTATGCAGCTAAACGGGTCTATGTCCCTCCTTCTCAAGAATCAACGCTTGAATACGATGCCTATTTATATGATTTACGAGGCAGCGTAGCTTGGCAGAATTACACATTGGGGAACTTCCCTTTTTATGTGCAAAACAAGAGTTTGCCGATTAAGGTTACGTTAAGACTTACTGGGTGGACAAATACCTGGGGTGGTTGGGCCAATGACGTGTATACCAAGATTGGGGTGCACATTGATGGGGAACCTTATCTGATGAATGAGGCTGCCTCTTACGGTAAAAGTGGGGTAATCAACTACAATAACGCAGTTATCGGTGATCGTATAACTTATATCCTTGATGCCGAAGGGGTCCATACCATCGGTCTCTGCATTGCCGCCAACTGTTCATCGAAAGACGGCAATGCGTGTTATGTCACATCGTTTGAAGTCAGAGTGGAAGTAGAGGGGGATTAAATGACTCTCTACGGCTGGTTGAAGCTCTATCATAGAAAGACAGGCGAATATCCTAATTCATACCCCGGTTCCGAATTCGTATTTGATGAGGAGCGCGGGTTTTGTGTTTCTATCCAGGATGGAGATGCGTTGATTGTGGGTGAGGTGTGCGGCGATGGCCGGTTTTGGCAATCCTGGCTGAATCAAAAGGCCAAGGAATTAGGCTGCAGTAAACTCCGGTTTTGGACAAAGAGAAACCCGGCAGCATTTGCCCGTAAATTCGGGTTTACGCTGACCGGGTTTTTAGATGGTCATTATGTTTTAGAAAAGGAGGTTGTTTAATGAGTGGAGTGAAGAAGGCTCTGTTTGGGTCTAAAGATAAAGTGAAAAGTGTCAGTGCGCAGGTATACCCGGAAACGGATTATCAAAAGGCGATGCGCGAGCAGCTTACGGGGACTGCTACGGGTTTACTCGGTTCAGCCTCGGGTTTAATCGGACAAGGCACTGATCTTATGAGCCAAACAGCATCAGGTCAATTAAACTCAGAAGTCGCTTCTAATTTGCAAAGTCAGGCGATGGACAATTATAGCAAGCAGGTTGGCAGCCTGGTCAACAATATGGCGCTTAAAAATTTGGGCGCCAACTCAATGACACAGAACGCGTTAGCCCAAGCCGGGACGGATGCGAATAACTGGATTATGAACAATTATATGACAGCTTTACAAAATCAAGCATCAAACGCACAAGGGCTGTATGGTATGGGCTATCAAAATATGGCTCCGGCTACAGGCCTTTATTCAGACTGGCTCGGGTTCCAGCAAGCGCTGAGCTCGCCGGCCCAGACTGTTGTACAGAAAGGCAATACTGGGTTGTTAGGGTCGGCAATGCAGGCTTATGCCACGTATGCAGGCGCGAAGGGCTAAAGGAGGTAGAGATATGGCTATCATACTAAACGATCCACGCTATCAGGCATTGGACCAAGTTAGTTATGCACTTGGACAAAAGTTGGGGCAAGATTATCAAAATAAAAAAGTATATAACGCGACGCAACAATTCATTGCTGAACAGGCGGCCAATGCTCAGAAGGCCAGTGAAGCACAGGGGTTATTTGGGAATTTCCAAAAGAAATATGGCTATCTGAATGAGTATGAAGGACTCAAGAAAGGCTATGAGGCTCCCGGGTTGACCGATGAACAACGTGCTGAAATTGTAGACAAGTCGAAGAATCTTCGCCAAAGGGCCTTGGCCGATGGTGTTGAGTTGCCAGGTGAGGAACTTAACTACAATGATATGCGGATTTCCAATGATGACTTTGCCCGGTCCAATATTGGACAAATTGCTTCGCAAATGGAGAAAACGGGCCTTTACGGGCCGGCCCTGGCAAGGTTTCAGGCTGACCAGGTTTCGGATATGGGTCGGGATGCCGGGGCAAGTCCCCGACCGGAATTACAACCGGTACAAGGTCTGCTATCGAGCATTGATGGGTTAATTAACGAGCAGGTCAGAAAGTATTCAGACCCCAAGCAACGTGAGGCAGCTAACGCCGCATTTATAGCTAAGCACTCTTTCTCTCCGGAGCAGGCGAAACGGGTTGAAACGATGCTGCAGCCGCGGGTAACAGATGCCAAGACGAAGCGCAATGCCCAGCTTCTGAGAACGCTGTACAATCCTTTCGCTGCTGATGAGGATAAGATTCAGGCAGCGCAGGAGTACTATCAAGTAAATGGCTTGAAGCTGGATGGTATATTAGAGAAGCTGGCGCCGGGGTACAAGACGTTTACTGAGGATACTGGTGCTAATATCAATACGGTTTCGCTCAAAACTCCGAATGCTTTGGGCATTGGTTCATATGAAGCCGGGGTGCCTCGGACTACTCAGAAGGAAATACCGCCAGGTACACAGGCGCAGATGAACTTGCAGGGTAAAATTCACGAAGATAATAATGCTCTTAACTGGGCTAGGTTCCGACAGGATGCTAATGGGATTAAGCAAATCATTACCGGTGATGATGGCACTGTGTATGGTATCAGCAACTCTGGGGACGTCAAATCGCTTGCTAATATCTCGACTTTCTCAAAAGAAGATGCGGCACGAGTAAGGGCACTCCAGACGCGCATGAACAATGCTATTCAATTTTACAAAGCGTCACAGCATTCGTATGATGCTGAAGCTGAGACTCCTGGTATGAAGCAGGCAATGGATGATTATAACAAGGCGGCGGCTGAGCTGGATGCTATATTTACGAAAGGGCAGGGCGGGCAGCAAGGGCAGGGGAGTGGGCAAGGCAAGGTTGTTAATTACAATTCCGCCATATCTGAAATAACATCCGCTCTGGAGCGAAATGCTAAAGCACCTGCCGGTCAAAAGTGGAATCGTCAACAGATAGAAGCTCATATTCTTCAAAAATATGGAGATATGGGTGAAAAGCTCATTGCAGATACTGATTTTAGAGCTTATGGAATGTAGGTGAGAATTATGGCATTTAATCCGTTTGAAGATACCTCTCCAATAACAACAGGATTTAATCCATTTAATGAAAATATAGATGAGGTGGGTAAAGTGGACCCGCCTCAAGATTCATTAGGCAATGCTTATCTTAATCCGCAGGGGGTTAAGTCCGACAGACTGAACGCATACAGTCAAGCAGCGCAAAGCGGGGCCATACCGGCCAATCCATCACAGCCAGTGACAAAGGAGACTGAGGGCAATGGTGCTTTAGGCTGGTTCAAGGATGCCATAGATTCAGGCGCGGCAGGTGCATTAGCCGGGCAGGCGCATTTCATGGATGCAAACTTTGGTATTGGCGGCGATACAGCTAAATATCTTGATAAAGTTACCGAACGCAATAAAAGAGAAAAGCAATACAGTGCTAAAGATATGATCCCCTTTGCTTCAGATTATTGGACTAATCCGCAGGGAGCTGTTTATGATGTCGGTAACATGGTTGGTTCTGCCGGCGCATTGGGAGTTGAAGCATTAGGGGCAGCGGGATTGGCCTCTATGCTTCCTGGTGGCGCTGTCGCCGGCGGTGCGGCTGCTATTGCAAGTCGTTTTCCTACGCTTGCAAGATTTGCTAGTACTCCTCTTGGTAAACTTGCTGTGCTTAATATGGCCAGTAAGCCGTTTGAAGCTATGTCAGAAGGCGGCAGCATTGTTCCAGAGATGCGCAAGGCTGGGTATTCGGAAGATGAGATAAAAAGTGCGACTAGAGAACTAGCTGCTTATAACGCTCTATTTTTAACAGCTACTGGTCTTACTGAATCGGCCGGGATGGGATGGTTGGGCAAAGGCGTTAAAAACGCTGGGCAGCAGGGGTTAAAGGAAGGTGCTAAGACCATTGCAAAACGTAGTGCTATTGGTGCAGCCGGCGGCAGTTTGCAGAATGCTTTTGAAGAAAGGACGCAAACTGCCCTTTCCAATGATGTTATGGGCGAACCAACGGGTAACTGGTATAATCCGTTTAGTTGGACTCAGGAAGAGATCGATGCTGCGGCAGTTGGCGGCGTAGGTGGTGCGGTATTGGGCGGCGCAGGCGGCGCTTTAGGCGGTGCAACGAGCAACCGGCAAGCAAACAGTGTTGCCAGTGGCCAATCACAAGACCCCTATCAAGCCATGGCTCAGAGCGTAGCCGCCAAGACTGGCATCCCTGCCGAATTAATCTATGGCCAGCTTTACCACGAAAGCGGCGGATTCAATAGTCAGTTAGCCAGAGAAAACAATAATTTCGGCGGGCTGACGCAAGTAGAATTTAATGGCGAGGATAACAAGCAGCCGGACGGCAGCAATTACTATATGAAGTTTGACAATCCGGAGAAATTTGCCGATTACTATGCGAATTATCTTAAAAAGTATGCGGAAGATGGAATACTTGAGGCTAAAACTCCGGAAGAATACGCTGCCGCCTTGAAGCGTGGCGGGTATTATACCGATAGCGTAGAGAACTATACTGCTGGCATTAAGGGCGGCATGAGTAAGTATACCGGCGCCTCCGGGCAGGTAACGGCTAGACAGCCTGATACTGCTATTCCGGAACCTCCGAAAGTCGAGTTTACACCGGAGGAAACCCAACAGGCAGTAATCTGGCTGGAGGATCAGATCCCCAAACTCCAGACCAGCGATATTGCTAAAGCCAACTATATCGAAGAAGA contains:
- a CDS encoding collagen-like protein, translating into MADIIQLRRDTEANWTAVNPVLAQGEIGIAIDLVPPKMKIGNGINVWNAIDYFAGGTASSLADLTDVDLATPPTASQVLVYDATTETWKAGTVSGGGGVGISSAVVNENGDLIITLTDSTTINAGHVVGEQGPPGDTGATGADGAQGSPGTPGADGKSAYQIWLDNGNTGTEEDFLAALKGEPGDGGAVDYIDLTTAPADGEILVYDGTSGKFKPNNILIGLEAALAAINGV